Genomic DNA from Comamonas resistens:
CCGTAGGCAACTGGTAAGAGCGCTGGTCGAACAGGTCGATGCCGCACTGCAGGCCTTCTAGCCAGTTGAACAGGTCGCCAATGGCTTGCTGGCCCATGATGGGCGCGCCATGCTGAGGCACGATCATGGCGATGGGCAACTGCCGCGCCATCTGCACCCACAGCTTCAGAATCTTGTTGGAGACCATGTAGCGGCGGTGAAAGCCTTCCATCCGGGCGATATGAGGCAGCAGGTCGGTGACGGGGGTCTGGGCCTCGGCGCCCGTAGTCAGGGATACGCCCAGGTCGCCGGTGAACAGAATCTTGCTGATCGGGTCGTAGAAGTGGAAATTGCCTTCGGCATGCAGAAAATGCGCGGGCAGCAGCACCAGTTCGCTGTTACCCAGGGGCAGGCGACCGCCGGAGTCGGGCACGCCGATGACGCGGTTTTCCGTCTTGCCGACCTTGGTGAAGTGCGGCGCAAAGCGCTCCCAGATGCGCGAGATCACCAGTTGGGCGCGGGTGCTGGTCATCCAGCGGTCCAGCGAGGCGATGATGTCCGGGTCGGCATGCGAGGCCACCACATAGGCCAGCTTTTGCGGCGGGAAATGCCGCGACATGCCCATGAACAACTCGTTGAAAGCCAGGTTGCCGCCCGGGTCGATGATGGCTCCTGTACCGTTGTCCACGATCAGGAACTGATTGGCCTGGATCGCCTGCCCATCTTCCTCAATGAGGTCGGTGAACATCAGACAGGCATGGTGTTTGTCGCGATAGAGCTCTATGGGCATGGCAGGCAATTTGTCAAAGGACAAGGTGCCTGGACTCTAGGGGCTAAGCCCCCAACCCATGTTGATATGCATCAAGCCTCGGGGCTGGCTTTTACCGGAGGCCTAATAGGCCTCATCTTGGGGAGGTGGTGCCAGAGGCACTACAGGTGCCGGCTTTGTATCCGCCGAGCGGGAGGAAATGCCCAGCGACTCGGGCAAGGTGGCGCGCTCCTGAGCTGAAGGTGTGTTGGGCAGATAGAGAGACCCTCTTTGTCCGCAGCCGGAAATAGCGGCCATGGACGCCGCACAAGCTGCAAGGGCAATGCACCTGACTAGAATTTGATTGGCTTTCAACATGGGCAAATTGTAATGACTGACCTTGAATATCTGGACCGCGCCGACCAACTGCTTTTGGCGGTCGAGCAATGCTGTGACCGTATCGACGACGAAACCGATGCCGATATCGACGCCCAGCGTGTGGGGGGCATGGTGACTCTGGTGTTTGCAAACCGCAGCCAGATTGTGATCAACCAGCAAAAGCCCCTGCATGAAATCTGGCTGGCAGC
This window encodes:
- a CDS encoding oxygen-binding di-iron domain-containing protein is translated as MPIELYRDKHHACLMFTDLIEEDGQAIQANQFLIVDNGTGAIIDPGGNLAFNELFMGMSRHFPPQKLAYVVASHADPDIIASLDRWMTSTRAQLVISRIWERFAPHFTKVGKTENRVIGVPDSGGRLPLGNSELVLLPAHFLHAEGNFHFYDPISKILFTGDLGVSLTTGAEAQTPVTDLLPHIARMEGFHRRYMVSNKILKLWVQMARQLPIAMIVPQHGAPIMGQQAIGDLFNWLEGLQCGIDLFDQRSYQLPTAEIDPVSRQVRPPLRAVAG
- the lptM gene encoding LPS translocon maturation chaperone LptM, with the translated sequence MLKANQILVRCIALAACAASMAAISGCGQRGSLYLPNTPSAQERATLPESLGISSRSADTKPAPVVPLAPPPQDEAY
- the cyaY gene encoding iron donor protein CyaY; translated protein: MTDLEYLDRADQLLLAVEQCCDRIDDETDADIDAQRVGGMVTLVFANRSQIVINQQKPLHEIWLAAKAGGFHYRFDEVQQIWLDTKGAGEFFANLSQYASEQSGLKLEFKALA